The Phycisphaerae bacterium region AACCGACTTGCCGAGAACAACGCCGACGATTGAGCTCATGGGGGTACTCCCGACATGGGTACAGCCAAGTTGTGGCATCGAGCCGACCATCGTCAACCTGAAAAACCGGCTACGCTCACGCCAACCTCGCCCCCGATCCCCGCGACGCCTCGACGGGCGCGGCCGCTCCCGATGCTTCCAGGCGATCATACCAGCTTTTCTTGAGAATCCAGGACGTCAGCACGATAACGCCCGCCACGATGAGAACGCTGCGACCCTTCAGCAGAATGACGCAGATCGGGAGAAGCACCAGGGCGGTCTGCCAGATCGTCCCCACGATCACGTTGAACATATCCCGCCCGAAATCCGTGTTCTTCCGAAAGCCCGGATCGGCGGCGACAACCTTCTCGTGAATCGGTTTCCAGAACCCCCATGGCCGGACGCGACGATAGAACGAGACCAGCGTTTCCTCGTCGGTGGGACGGCTTGCCAGGGTTCCGATGATGCAACCGGCCATCGAAAGGACGAATAGTAGCGGGAAGTAGTACAACTCCAGCGTCTGCCTGAACACCAGAGGCAACACCAGGGCGGGAACCAGACCCGCAATCATGCCCCAGAAGTACCCATGCCCATTGAACCGCCACCAGTACCACTTGAGCACGTTGGAGGACACATAGCCGCCGTAAAGCGCCGAGACAATCCACTGCAACAGGCTGTTGACATCCTGGGCGAAAAAGCCCAGCACCGTGGACACCACCACCACAACCAGACCGGTTGCGTAGTTCACCATAACGACCCTGCGGTTCCCCGCGTCGGGCTTGATGTACTTCAGGTAAAGGTCGTTGACCAGGTAGGCTTGGGCGGCGTTGAGCGTTCCGGCGAAGGTCCCGAGAAACGCCGCCAGCAGTCCGGCCAGCAGGCATCCCATCAGGCCCACGGGCACGAATTCACTGATCGCCGAAGGCAGAATCTGTTCGAAGTCGATCCGATGTCCTACGACCAGATTCAGCCGGTGGTAGTACAACAGGCCGAGGATCGCGAAACCGGCCACCATGAAGTAGCGAATCGGCATCAGCACAACCGATACGAAGCCGCTCATCAGGGCCGCTTCTCGCGGGTTGCGCGTGGCCAGGATCTTCTGCATGTCGTAGTTCGGGGCCGGACCGGCGGCGCTGGCCATGATGCCCTTGAAAAGCATCAGCATCATGATGATGCCGAAGAATGAAAACTGGTCGGCGGCAATCTTCTCGTTGACGTCGGCGATGATCCCGCTCCAATCCAGGTCCAGCTTCCAGCCGAAAAACGGGCTGTGCCATCCGGGCGGAACGTTCAACGC contains the following coding sequences:
- a CDS encoding Na+:solute symporter, whose product is MKLHALDITIIFVYLLVVSLIGVLLRRRAARNLNSYLLGGKELPWYFLGLSNASGMFDISGTMWLVTIMFVYGLKSIWLPWLWPTFNQIFLMVYLSAWLRRSNVTTGAQWIGTRFGRDMGSELSHAVVVIFAIIGCLGFLAYGFVGLGKFIQIFIPWEIISPYVPFNVPAQYVPHVYGIAFTLVAVLYTILGGMTSIVLADIIQYVIMTVSALTIGGIAMFHLSSQALNVPPGWHSPFFGWKLDLDWSGIIADVNEKIAADQFSFFGIIMMLMLFKGIMASAAGPAPNYDMQKILATRNPREAALMSGFVSVVLMPIRYFMVAGFAILGLLYYHRLNLVVGHRIDFEQILPSAISEFVPVGLMGCLLAGLLAAFLGTFAGTLNAAQAYLVNDLYLKYIKPDAGNRRVVMVNYATGLVVVVVSTVLGFFAQDVNSLLQWIVSALYGGYVSSNVLKWYWWRFNGHGYFWGMIAGLVPALVLPLVFRQTLELYYFPLLFVLSMAGCIIGTLASRPTDEETLVSFYRRVRPWGFWKPIHEKVVAADPGFRKNTDFGRDMFNVIVGTIWQTALVLLPICVILLKGRSVLIVAGVIVLTSWILKKSWYDRLEASGAAAPVEASRGSGARLA